A section of the Streptomyces sp. Je 1-369 genome encodes:
- a CDS encoding TetR/AcrR family transcriptional regulator: protein MTTARRDTYTPETLLSVAVRVFNERGYDGTSMEHLSKAAGISKSSIYHHVAGKEELLRRAVSRALDGLFGILVEDHARVGSAVQRLEYVTRRTVEVLVAELPYVTLLLRVRGNTDTERWAMERRREFDQQVAALLKEAVADGDLRSDIELRLATRLLFGMINSIVEWYRPESRGAANGEQIADAVVQLAFAGLRTDR from the coding sequence ATGACCACCGCCCGGCGCGACACGTACACCCCGGAGACGCTCCTGAGCGTGGCCGTCCGGGTCTTCAACGAGCGCGGCTACGACGGCACGTCCATGGAGCACCTCTCCAAGGCGGCCGGCATCTCCAAGTCCTCGATCTACCACCACGTGGCGGGCAAGGAGGAGCTGCTGCGCCGCGCCGTGAGCCGGGCGCTGGACGGGCTCTTCGGGATCCTCGTCGAGGACCACGCGCGCGTGGGCAGCGCGGTCCAGCGCCTGGAGTACGTGACGCGCCGCACCGTCGAGGTGCTGGTCGCCGAACTGCCCTACGTGACGCTGCTCCTGCGGGTGCGCGGCAACACCGACACCGAACGCTGGGCCATGGAGCGGCGCAGGGAGTTCGACCAGCAGGTGGCGGCGCTGCTCAAGGAGGCCGTCGCCGACGGTGATCTGCGCTCCGACATCGAGCTGCGGCTCGCCACCCGGCTGCTCTTCGGGATGATCAACTCCATCGTGGAGTGGTACCGGCCGGAGAGCCGGGGCGCCGCCAACGGCGAGCAGATCGCCGACGCCGTCGTGCAACTGGCTTTCGCGGGGCTGCGCACCGACCGCTGA
- a CDS encoding DUF5819 family protein, with protein MDRNDEGSGGGPGPGESVGAEVGDPEAERPVRVGIAGLRLGYQIAAACALAVVAAAACVHVAMLFLHVAPSNTLTKQHGDVVDEWIYPEFEQNWKLFAPNPLQQNVAVQARAELRTADGGVRTTDWYGLSADDGAAIDGSLLPSHTQQNELRRAWDFYVGSHDSQNRPVGLRGQLSERYVRRIAYMRLDREDPGRKGDEIARVQLRSKTTSVRPPKWSDEKVSLKPAYRMLPWWKVEPDDLPLADGKGDAGAGTKGRAGSDAEGAAR; from the coding sequence ATGGACCGGAACGACGAGGGCTCCGGTGGCGGGCCCGGGCCCGGTGAGTCCGTCGGGGCCGAAGTGGGAGACCCGGAGGCCGAGCGGCCGGTCCGGGTCGGGATCGCCGGGCTCAGGCTCGGGTATCAGATTGCCGCCGCGTGCGCCCTGGCCGTCGTCGCCGCGGCCGCCTGCGTCCATGTCGCCATGCTGTTCCTGCATGTCGCGCCCTCGAACACGCTGACCAAGCAGCACGGGGACGTGGTGGACGAATGGATCTACCCCGAGTTCGAGCAGAACTGGAAGCTCTTCGCGCCCAACCCGCTCCAGCAGAACGTCGCGGTGCAGGCCCGTGCGGAGCTCCGTACGGCTGACGGGGGTGTGCGGACCACGGACTGGTACGGCCTCTCCGCCGACGACGGCGCCGCCATCGACGGAAGCCTCCTGCCCAGCCACACGCAGCAGAACGAACTCCGCCGCGCCTGGGACTTCTACGTCGGCTCGCACGACTCGCAGAATCGTCCCGTCGGCCTGCGGGGCCAGCTCTCCGAGCGCTATGTCCGCCGTATCGCGTACATGCGGCTCGACCGGGAGGATCCGGGTCGCAAGGGGGACGAGATCGCGCGCGTGCAGTTGCGTTCGAAGACCACGAGCGTGCGTCCGCCGAAGTGGAGCGACGAGAAGGTCTCCCTCAAGCCCGCCTACCGCATGCTCCCGTGGTGGAAGGTGGAGCCGGACGACCTGCCGCTCGCCGACGGCAAGGGCGACGCGGGCGCAGGGACGAAGGGCCGCGCGGGCTCCGACGCGGAGGGTGCTGCGCGATGA
- the paaB gene encoding 1,2-phenylacetyl-CoA epoxidase subunit PaaB: MSSSTDWPLWEVFVRSRRGLSHTHAGSLHAPDAEMALRNARDLYTRRSEGVSIWVVPSTEITASSPDEKDSFFEPAGDKPYRHPTFYEIPEGVKHL, from the coding sequence ATGAGCAGCTCGACCGACTGGCCGCTGTGGGAGGTGTTCGTCCGCTCTCGTCGCGGGCTCTCCCACACCCACGCGGGCAGCCTGCACGCGCCGGACGCGGAGATGGCGTTGCGCAACGCCCGCGATCTGTACACGCGCAGGAGCGAAGGCGTCTCGATCTGGGTCGTGCCGTCCACCGAGATCACCGCGTCCTCGCCGGACGAGAAGGACTCCTTCTTCGAGCCGGCCGGCGACAAGCCCTACCGCCACCCGACGTTCTACGAGATCCCGGAAGGGGTGAAGCACCTGTGA
- a CDS encoding 3-hydroxyacyl-CoA dehydrogenase has translation MTALELSSAVAVVGTGTMGQGIAQVALVAGHPVRLYDAAPGRAKAAADAIGARLDRLVEKGRLTAEDRAATGARLAPAESLAELADCGLVVEAILEQLDVKQRLFQDLEDVVAEDCLLATNTSSLSVTAIAGALRAPGRFVGLHFFNPAPLLPLVEVVSGSATEETAATRAYETAKAWGKTPVHCSDTPGFIVNRIARPFYAEALRLYEERVADPATIDAVLRECGGFKMGPFELTDLIGQDVNEAVTRSVWESFFQDPKFTPSLAQRRLVESRRLGRKSGQGWYAYGDDAPRAEPHTAPPAHAPESVTVHGDLFPADALTTLMGEAGIRVGRGEGVPEYPGFIELPSGARLAPADGTAADAGAEPTIHFDLALDYRAATRVALAPSSRVGEQSLKEAIGLFQALGKKVSVIGHSPGMIVARTVWMLVDFALDAVGREVADADDIDTAMRLGVNYPLGPVAWGRRLTAYRVAEALDALHDEYPTGRYAPSQALRRQAVREEYS, from the coding sequence ATGACAGCACTCGAGCTCAGCAGCGCCGTTGCCGTGGTCGGTACCGGAACCATGGGGCAGGGCATCGCCCAGGTCGCCCTGGTCGCGGGCCACCCCGTGCGGCTGTACGACGCCGCGCCGGGCCGCGCGAAGGCGGCGGCCGACGCGATCGGTGCGCGCCTGGACCGGCTCGTCGAGAAGGGCAGGCTCACGGCCGAGGACCGCGCCGCGACCGGTGCCCGACTCGCCCCCGCCGAAAGCCTCGCGGAGCTCGCCGACTGCGGTCTCGTCGTCGAGGCGATCCTCGAACAACTCGACGTGAAACAGCGGCTGTTCCAGGACCTCGAAGACGTCGTCGCCGAGGACTGTCTGCTGGCCACCAACACGTCGTCCCTCTCCGTGACCGCCATCGCGGGCGCCCTGCGCGCGCCGGGCCGCTTCGTGGGTCTGCACTTCTTCAACCCGGCGCCCCTGCTGCCCCTCGTCGAGGTCGTCAGCGGCTCCGCGACGGAGGAAACAGCGGCCACGCGCGCGTACGAGACGGCCAAGGCCTGGGGGAAGACCCCGGTGCACTGCTCGGACACTCCCGGTTTCATCGTCAACCGCATCGCACGGCCCTTCTACGCCGAGGCGCTGCGCCTGTACGAGGAGCGGGTCGCCGACCCTGCCACGATCGACGCCGTCCTGCGCGAGTGCGGCGGATTCAAGATGGGCCCCTTCGAGCTCACCGACCTCATCGGCCAGGACGTCAACGAAGCCGTCACGCGCTCCGTGTGGGAGTCCTTCTTCCAGGACCCCAAGTTCACGCCGTCGCTGGCGCAGCGCCGCCTCGTGGAGTCGCGCCGCCTCGGACGGAAGTCGGGACAGGGCTGGTACGCGTACGGGGACGACGCCCCGCGCGCGGAGCCGCACACCGCGCCGCCCGCGCATGCGCCGGAGTCCGTCACCGTGCACGGCGACCTCTTCCCGGCGGACGCGCTGACCACCCTCATGGGGGAGGCGGGCATCCGGGTCGGACGCGGCGAGGGCGTCCCCGAGTACCCCGGCTTCATCGAACTCCCCAGTGGGGCCCGGCTCGCCCCGGCCGACGGCACGGCCGCCGACGCCGGTGCCGAGCCCACCATCCACTTCGACCTGGCGCTGGACTACCGCGCCGCCACCAGGGTCGCCCTCGCCCCTTCGAGCAGGGTCGGCGAACAGTCCCTGAAGGAGGCGATCGGCCTCTTCCAGGCGCTCGGCAAGAAGGTCAGCGTCATCGGGCACAGCCCCGGCATGATCGTGGCCCGCACGGTGTGGATGCTCGTCGACTTCGCCCTCGACGCCGTCGGACGCGAGGTCGCGGACGCCGACGACATCGACACCGCCATGCGGCTCGGCGTCAACTACCCGCTCGGGCCCGTCGCATGGGGCCGCCGCCTCACCGCGTACCGGGTGGCAGAGGCGCTCGACGCCCTGCACGACGAGTACCCCACCGGGCGTTACGCGCCCTCCCAGGCACTGCGGCGCCAAGCCGTGCGAGAGGAGTACTCATGA
- a CDS encoding HTTM domain-containing protein translates to MSRFENPLARGINNVTGFALGPYQTAVIRIGFAGTWLFFLLRELPHRHEMYGPDGPWNWDMAQQLIASNGAFTALMWADGNLWFEIVYAVGILSSVLLLLGWHTRAMSVLFMIGVLSLQNRSIFMGDGGDNVIHLMSTYLVFTRCGQVWSLDARRAERAGEGAGDPVGPVGPVLWWVLGLGLSVVTFMGELSGGWLLLLWGLWLVHGFWWAVGRRAPESELRKLLDVVANVAHNAGLLVIMVEACLIYATAGWYKIQGSRWQDGTAVYYPLNLDYFSPWPALSELLSSHGIMVLLVTYGTVVVQVAFPFTLFNRRVKNVLLAAMIVEHSVIAVVLGLPFFSLAMIAADAVFLPTSFLRRLGRWAARAREGAVSRLPLSRGSDVPEQRSGNSANSGNSANSGNSANSGNSANSGNSAKSVGSVDTVDSVDGRRGEEPTNPARVGFTP, encoded by the coding sequence ATGAGCCGCTTCGAGAACCCGCTGGCGCGGGGCATCAACAACGTCACCGGGTTCGCCCTGGGGCCGTACCAGACCGCGGTGATCCGTATCGGATTCGCCGGTACCTGGCTGTTCTTCCTGCTGCGGGAACTCCCCCACCGCCATGAGATGTACGGGCCCGACGGGCCCTGGAACTGGGACATGGCGCAGCAGCTCATCGCGAGCAACGGCGCCTTCACCGCACTGATGTGGGCGGACGGGAACCTCTGGTTCGAGATCGTCTACGCGGTGGGGATCCTCAGCAGCGTCCTGCTGCTGCTCGGATGGCACACGCGCGCGATGTCCGTGCTCTTCATGATCGGTGTGCTGTCGCTGCAGAACCGCAGCATCTTCATGGGAGACGGCGGCGACAACGTCATCCACCTGATGTCGACGTATCTGGTCTTCACGCGCTGCGGTCAGGTCTGGTCGCTGGACGCACGGCGAGCGGAACGCGCAGGTGAGGGGGCGGGAGACCCGGTCGGTCCGGTCGGGCCCGTCCTGTGGTGGGTGCTCGGGCTCGGGCTGTCCGTCGTGACGTTCATGGGGGAGCTCAGCGGCGGGTGGCTGCTGCTGCTCTGGGGGCTGTGGCTGGTGCACGGCTTCTGGTGGGCCGTGGGGCGGCGGGCTCCGGAGAGCGAGTTGCGGAAGCTTCTCGACGTCGTGGCCAACGTCGCCCACAACGCGGGCCTGCTGGTGATCATGGTTGAGGCCTGTCTGATCTACGCGACGGCCGGCTGGTACAAGATCCAGGGGAGTCGCTGGCAGGACGGCACGGCCGTCTACTACCCGCTGAACCTCGATTACTTCTCCCCGTGGCCCGCCCTCTCCGAACTGCTCTCGTCGCACGGCATCATGGTGCTCCTGGTGACGTACGGAACGGTCGTCGTGCAGGTGGCTTTCCCCTTCACCCTCTTCAACCGCCGGGTCAAGAACGTCCTGCTCGCGGCCATGATCGTCGAGCATTCCGTGATCGCGGTCGTTCTGGGGCTGCCGTTCTTCTCGCTCGCGATGATCGCGGCCGACGCCGTCTTCCTGCCGACGTCGTTCCTGCGGCGCCTCGGCCGATGGGCGGCACGCGCGCGTGAAGGGGCGGTATCCCGTCTTCCGCTCTCCCGCGGCAGTGATGTGCCGGAACAGCGCTCCGGGAACTCCGCGAACTCCGGGAACTCCGCGAACTCCGGGAACTCCGCGAACTCCGGGAACTCCGCGAACTCCGGGAACTCCGCGAAGTCCGTGGGTTCCGTGGACACTGTGGACTCCGTGGACGGGAGGCGGGGCGAAGAACCCACCAACCCCGCCCGCGTAGGCTTCACGCCATGA
- the paaN gene encoding phenylacetic acid degradation protein PaaN, protein MAAELTAPQLIAKHRPTLDQALETIRTRAYWSPHPEHPKAYGENGSLSLPEGKAAFDALQGTRFDLDQPGTDDWVGGEVSPYGPELGITYPHPDIDTLLPAMRAGMRAWRDAGAEVRAMVCLEILSRISSRTHEFAHAVMHTSGQAFMMAFQAGGPHAQDRGLEAVAYAFVEQTRIPDAAEWTKPQGKRDPIALNKRFTPVARGISLMIGCNTFPTWNGYPGLFASLATGNPVLVKPHPRAVLPLALTVRIAREVLADAGFDANLVCLAVERPDEGIAKTLAVRPEITLIDYTGSTAFGDWLEANARQAQVYTEKAGVNTVVVESTDNYKGMLANLAFSLSLYSGQMCTTPQNLLIPRDGIRTDAGAKSYDDVVTDLAASVNGLLGDDARANGVLGALVNPDVKARLEAAAGLGEVALPSREITNPEFPDAVVRTPVIVKLDGAKPDAEAVYLNECFGPVSFAVAVDSAADAVELLRRTVRDKGAMTVGAYTTSEEVSAAVEETCLEECAQLSLNLTGGVYVNQTAAFSDFHGSGGNPAANAALCDGAFVANRFRVVEIRKDA, encoded by the coding sequence ATGGCCGCCGAACTCACCGCGCCCCAGCTGATCGCCAAGCACCGGCCCACCCTCGACCAGGCGCTGGAAACCATCCGCACGCGTGCGTACTGGTCCCCTCACCCCGAGCACCCGAAGGCGTACGGGGAGAACGGCAGCCTGAGCCTGCCCGAGGGCAAGGCCGCCTTCGACGCCCTCCAGGGCACCCGCTTCGACCTCGACCAGCCCGGTACCGACGACTGGGTCGGCGGAGAAGTCTCGCCGTACGGACCGGAGTTGGGGATCACCTACCCCCACCCGGACATCGACACGCTGCTGCCCGCCATGCGCGCCGGAATGCGCGCCTGGCGCGACGCGGGCGCGGAAGTGCGCGCGATGGTCTGTCTGGAGATCCTGTCGCGCATCAGCTCCCGCACGCACGAGTTCGCGCACGCGGTCATGCACACCAGCGGCCAGGCCTTCATGATGGCCTTCCAGGCGGGCGGCCCGCACGCCCAGGACCGCGGCCTCGAAGCGGTCGCGTACGCGTTCGTCGAGCAGACCCGCATCCCCGACGCCGCCGAGTGGACCAAGCCCCAGGGCAAGCGCGACCCGATCGCGCTGAACAAGCGGTTCACCCCCGTCGCACGCGGCATCTCGCTCATGATCGGCTGCAACACCTTCCCGACGTGGAACGGCTATCCCGGCCTGTTCGCCTCGCTCGCCACCGGCAACCCCGTCCTGGTCAAGCCCCACCCGCGCGCGGTCCTGCCCCTGGCGCTCACGGTGCGGATCGCCCGCGAGGTCCTCGCCGACGCGGGCTTCGACGCGAACCTCGTCTGCCTGGCCGTCGAGCGGCCCGACGAGGGCATCGCCAAGACCCTCGCCGTGCGCCCCGAGATCACGCTGATCGACTACACCGGATCGACGGCCTTCGGCGACTGGCTCGAGGCCAACGCCCGCCAGGCGCAGGTCTACACGGAAAAGGCCGGCGTCAACACGGTCGTCGTCGAGTCGACGGACAACTACAAGGGAATGCTGGCCAACCTCGCCTTCTCCCTGTCGCTGTACAGCGGCCAGATGTGCACCACCCCGCAGAACCTGCTGATCCCGCGCGACGGCATCCGGACCGACGCCGGCGCTAAGTCGTACGACGACGTGGTCACGGACCTCGCGGCCTCGGTGAACGGCCTGCTCGGCGACGACGCGCGGGCGAACGGCGTCCTCGGCGCCCTGGTCAACCCCGATGTGAAGGCCCGCCTCGAAGCGGCCGCGGGACTCGGCGAGGTCGCCCTCCCCTCGCGGGAGATCACCAACCCGGAGTTCCCGGACGCCGTGGTCCGCACCCCGGTGATCGTCAAGCTGGACGGCGCCAAGCCCGACGCCGAGGCCGTCTACCTGAACGAGTGCTTCGGCCCGGTCTCCTTCGCGGTCGCCGTCGACTCGGCGGCGGACGCGGTGGAGCTGCTGCGCCGCACGGTGCGCGACAAGGGAGCGATGACCGTCGGGGCGTACACGACGTCGGAGGAAGTCTCCGCCGCCGTCGAGGAGACCTGCCTCGAAGAGTGCGCCCAGCTGTCCCTGAACCTCACGGGCGGCGTCTATGTGAACCAGACGGCGGCGTTCTCGGACTTCCACGGCTCGGGCGGCAACCCCGCGGCGAACGCCGCGCTGTGCGACGGCGCGTTCGTGGCCAACCGCTTCCGCGTGGTGGAGATCCGCAAGGACGCGTGA
- a CDS encoding Lrp/AsnC family transcriptional regulator, with amino-acid sequence MASERMADGPVGDRPEPQIPDPRPLDAIDRDILQILHTDGRASIRSVAERVHVSRANAYARINRLIDDGVIRGFGARINHERAGQGASAYITLKIVQNTWRTVREHLRALPGASHIALVSGDFDVLLLVHTPDNRALRELVLTRLQSIPEVLSTRTLLVFEEDDMEPEN; translated from the coding sequence ATGGCATCTGAACGAATGGCCGACGGACCGGTCGGCGACCGTCCGGAGCCCCAGATCCCGGATCCGCGCCCGCTGGACGCCATAGACCGCGACATCCTGCAGATCTTGCACACGGACGGACGCGCGTCGATACGCTCCGTGGCCGAGCGGGTCCATGTGTCGCGCGCCAACGCGTACGCGCGCATCAACCGCCTCATCGACGACGGGGTCATCCGGGGCTTCGGGGCGCGCATCAATCACGAACGCGCCGGACAGGGCGCGTCCGCCTACATCACGCTCAAGATCGTCCAGAACACCTGGCGCACGGTGCGCGAGCATCTGCGCGCACTTCCCGGTGCGTCCCACATCGCGCTCGTCAGCGGCGACTTCGACGTACTGCTCCTGGTGCACACGCCGGACAACCGGGCCCTGCGCGAGCTGGTGCTGACCCGGCTGCAGTCCATCCCCGAAGTACTCAGTACGCGTACGTTGCTGGTCTTCGAGGAGGACGACATGGAGCCGGAGAACTGA
- a CDS encoding TrmH family RNA methyltransferase codes for MNRTDGADPDGAVRAWHGLADTSVLLDGFHAIKHALRFGARVPVALTSDRPAVLALADELAPDVKDELGELLTQVPDARLRALVPRLHPTAVAALAVRPSRTANLDALRRTSRAAPVVVLDDPRNLGNAGAVIRLAAGFGATGVVTTGTLDPWHPTVVRGGAGLHFATAVERMDVTDLPPGPVFALDAEGEDIRGLKLPDDAVLAFGSERSGLSAALRDHADHLVSLPMRPQVSSYNLATSVGMTLFHWSAGRPPGPEA; via the coding sequence ATGAACAGGACGGACGGGGCGGACCCCGACGGCGCCGTACGCGCCTGGCACGGGCTCGCCGATACGTCCGTGCTGCTCGACGGTTTCCACGCGATCAAGCACGCGCTGCGCTTCGGCGCGCGGGTGCCGGTGGCGCTGACCAGCGACCGGCCCGCCGTCCTGGCCCTCGCGGACGAGCTCGCGCCGGACGTGAAGGACGAGCTCGGCGAACTCCTGACGCAGGTCCCGGACGCCCGGCTGCGCGCCCTCGTGCCGCGGCTGCATCCCACGGCCGTGGCCGCCCTGGCGGTACGTCCCTCTCGTACGGCCAACCTGGACGCGCTGCGGAGGACGTCCAGGGCCGCGCCGGTCGTCGTGCTCGACGATCCGCGCAACCTCGGCAACGCCGGGGCGGTGATCCGGCTCGCCGCGGGGTTCGGCGCGACCGGGGTCGTCACGACCGGCACGCTCGACCCCTGGCACCCCACCGTGGTGCGCGGTGGCGCGGGCCTGCACTTCGCGACCGCCGTGGAGCGCATGGACGTGACCGATCTCCCGCCAGGCCCGGTCTTCGCGCTCGACGCGGAGGGCGAGGACATCAGGGGGCTGAAGCTCCCGGACGACGCCGTGCTCGCGTTCGGCTCCGAGCGCAGCGGGCTTTCGGCCGCACTGCGTGACCACGCGGACCACCTGGTGTCCCTGCCGATGCGCCCGCAGGTCTCCAGCTACAACCTGGCGACGAGCGTCGGCATGACGCTCTTCCACTGGTCGGCGGGCAGGCCCCCGGGGCCGGAGGCCTGA
- the paaC gene encoding 1,2-phenylacetyl-CoA epoxidase subunit PaaC yields the protein MALGDDALVLSHRLGEWAGHAPVLEEEVALANIALDLLGQARLLLSMAGDEDELAYLREERSFRNLQLVEQPNGDFAHTIARQLYFSTYQKLLYGELASGDGVFAPLAAKAVKEVAYHQDHAEQWTLRLGDGTDESHARMQAGIDALWRFTGEMFKPVPGLAADWQTIQQRWTASVTAVVERATLTVPQGPQTGAWTAGAGREGLHTESFGRMLAEMQHLHRSHPGASW from the coding sequence CTGGCCCTCGGCGACGACGCGCTAGTGCTCTCCCACCGGCTGGGGGAGTGGGCCGGACACGCCCCCGTCCTCGAAGAGGAGGTCGCCCTGGCGAACATCGCGCTCGACCTGCTCGGCCAGGCCCGCCTCCTGCTCTCCATGGCCGGCGACGAGGACGAGTTGGCGTACCTCCGCGAGGAGCGCTCCTTCCGCAACCTCCAGCTCGTCGAGCAGCCGAACGGCGACTTCGCCCACACCATCGCCCGCCAGCTCTACTTCTCGACCTACCAGAAGCTGTTGTACGGCGAGTTGGCGTCCGGAGACGGCGTCTTCGCCCCCTTGGCCGCGAAGGCCGTCAAGGAGGTGGCCTACCACCAGGATCACGCCGAGCAGTGGACCCTGCGCCTCGGCGACGGCACGGACGAGAGCCACGCGCGCATGCAGGCGGGCATCGACGCCCTGTGGCGGTTCACCGGCGAGATGTTCAAGCCGGTGCCGGGGCTGGCCGCCGACTGGCAGACCATCCAGCAGCGGTGGACCGCGTCGGTGACGGCAGTCGTCGAGCGGGCGACCCTGACCGTGCCGCAGGGCCCGCAGACCGGCGCGTGGACGGCGGGCGCCGGACGCGAGGGACTGCACACCGAGTCGTTCGGCCGGATGCTCGCCGAGATGCAGCACCTGCACCGCAGCCACCCGGGGGCGTCATGGTGA
- the paaA gene encoding 1,2-phenylacetyl-CoA epoxidase subunit PaaA, with translation MATAAAHRAAGTKPDEAVSAADSAARTAEHQAVFDAAVAADERIEPRDWMPDAYRASLVRQIAQHAHSEIIGMQPEANWITRAPSLRRKAILMAKVQDEAGHGLYLYSAAETLGTSRDELLDKLHSGRQKYSSIFNYPTLTWADVGAIGWLVDGAAITNQVPLCRCSYGPYARAMVRVCKEESFHQRQGYESLLALSRGTEAQHAMAQDAVDRWWWPSLMMFGPPDDESSHSEQSMTWKIKRHSNDELRQRFVDICVPQAESLGLTLPDPDLVWNESRGHFDFGAIDWTEFWDVLKGNGPCNDQRITQRRRAHEEGAWVREAAAAYARKQTPPAQTRPTQTTPTQGAATQHGEATA, from the coding sequence ATGGCGACAGCAGCCGCACACCGGGCGGCGGGCACGAAGCCGGACGAGGCCGTGTCCGCTGCGGACTCCGCCGCCCGCACGGCGGAGCACCAGGCCGTCTTCGACGCGGCGGTCGCCGCCGACGAGCGCATCGAACCCCGCGACTGGATGCCGGATGCGTATCGCGCGTCCCTCGTGCGCCAGATCGCCCAGCACGCACACTCCGAGATCATCGGCATGCAGCCGGAAGCCAACTGGATCACGCGCGCCCCCTCCCTGCGGCGCAAGGCGATCCTCATGGCCAAGGTGCAGGACGAGGCCGGCCACGGCCTGTATCTGTACAGCGCGGCGGAGACCCTCGGCACGAGCCGTGACGAGCTGCTCGACAAGCTGCACTCCGGCCGCCAGAAGTACTCGTCGATCTTCAACTACCCCACGCTGACCTGGGCGGACGTAGGCGCAATCGGCTGGCTTGTGGACGGCGCGGCGATCACCAACCAGGTCCCCCTGTGCCGCTGTTCGTACGGGCCGTATGCGCGGGCGATGGTCCGCGTCTGCAAAGAGGAGTCCTTCCACCAGCGCCAGGGGTACGAGTCGTTGCTCGCCCTCAGCCGCGGCACCGAGGCCCAGCACGCCATGGCGCAGGACGCGGTGGACCGCTGGTGGTGGCCCTCCCTGATGATGTTCGGCCCGCCCGACGACGAGTCCTCGCACTCCGAGCAGTCGATGACGTGGAAGATCAAGCGCCACTCGAACGACGAGCTGCGTCAGCGCTTCGTGGACATCTGCGTCCCCCAGGCGGAATCCCTCGGTCTGACGCTCCCCGACCCGGACCTGGTGTGGAACGAGTCCCGGGGTCACTTCGACTTCGGGGCCATCGACTGGACCGAGTTCTGGGACGTCCTCAAGGGCAACGGCCCCTGCAACGACCAGCGCATAACCCAGCGGCGCCGCGCCCACGAGGAGGGCGCCTGGGTCCGCGAGGCAGCGGCTGCGTACGCGCGCAAGCAGACACCGCCCGCACAGACGCGGCCCACGCAGACGACGCCCACGCAGGGCGCGGCCACACAGCACGGAGAGGCGACAGCATGA
- the paaD gene encoding 1,2-phenylacetyl-CoA epoxidase subunit PaaD: MVTTAPTALEAELLALAGSVPDPELPVLTLAELGVVRGVRVLSPGRVDVELTPTYTGCPAIEAMSADIEQVLHEHGVAEVAVRTVLSPAWSTEDISAEGRRKLAEFGIAPPRSHAADGPVPLSLSIRCPHCGSTDTELLSRFSSTACKALRRCDSCREPFDHFKEL; this comes from the coding sequence ATGGTGACGACCGCGCCCACCGCCCTGGAAGCGGAGCTCCTGGCCTTGGCGGGTTCGGTGCCCGACCCCGAGCTGCCCGTGCTGACACTGGCCGAGCTCGGCGTGGTGCGCGGCGTGCGGGTCCTCTCCCCGGGCAGGGTCGACGTCGAGCTGACCCCCACGTACACGGGCTGCCCGGCGATAGAGGCCATGTCCGCCGACATCGAGCAGGTCCTGCACGAGCACGGCGTGGCCGAGGTCGCGGTGCGCACGGTGCTCTCCCCCGCCTGGTCGACCGAGGACATCAGCGCCGAGGGCCGCCGCAAGCTGGCCGAGTTCGGCATAGCTCCCCCGCGTTCCCACGCGGCGGACGGTCCCGTTCCGCTGAGCCTGTCGATCCGCTGCCCGCACTGCGGCTCGACCGACACCGAACTGCTCAGCCGCTTCTCCTCCACGGCCTGCAAGGCACTGCGCCGCTGCGACTCCTGCCGTGAACCCTTCGACCACTTCAAGGAGTTGTGA